In one window of Rhodoglobus vestalii DNA:
- a CDS encoding DEAD/DEAH box helicase: MTDSDSTAPSDTLETAITFSDLALSDAVLKAVRDIGYETPSAIQAATIPTLLEGRDVVGLAQTGTGKTAAFALPILSRLDVSQSKPQALVLSPTRELALQVCEAFEKYATHMRGVHVLPVYGGQAYGVQLSALRRGVHVVVGTPGRIMDHLAKGTLDLSELKYLVLDEADEMLKMGFAEDVETILADTPEDKQVALFSATMPAQIRRISKKYLRDAEEITVKSQTTTSANTSQRYLIVSYPQKVDALTRILEVENFEGMIVFVRTKSETENLAEKLRARGYSAAAISGDVAQAQRERTVNQLKSGKLDILVATDVAARGLDVDRVSHVVNFDIPVDTESYVHRIGRTGRAGRSGSAISFVTPRERRLLTAIEKATRQPLTQMQLPSVEDVNSTRLTRFDDAITEALNQQARITAFRDIIAHYVEHHDVPDADVAAALAVVAQGDTPLLLTAEEERAQRFSEREDRGTRSDRPERGGDRGGDRGGDRGDRPERRPRSTKPMTAYRIEVGKRQRVEPRQIVGALANEGGLSREDFGHIQIRPDFSLVELPADMSKDVLEKLRDTRISGKLIEISPDRKANGGGARSAAGKYPSRDRSFEGGARANREREASRGYNKHDSGTRDEGPRDSGNSDAGNRDAGSRVVGNRYEDRPTRKPRS; this comes from the coding sequence ATGACCGATTCTGATTCAACCGCACCGTCTGACACTCTCGAGACCGCGATCACTTTTTCCGACCTCGCCCTCAGCGATGCGGTACTGAAAGCGGTTCGTGATATTGGCTACGAGACGCCTTCCGCGATCCAAGCCGCTACGATCCCCACTCTTCTCGAGGGCCGCGACGTCGTCGGCCTCGCCCAGACCGGAACCGGTAAAACTGCAGCGTTTGCGCTGCCCATCCTTTCTCGCCTCGATGTTTCGCAGAGCAAGCCCCAGGCCCTTGTGCTCTCCCCCACCCGCGAACTTGCTTTGCAGGTGTGTGAGGCGTTTGAGAAGTACGCCACCCACATGCGCGGCGTTCACGTGCTCCCTGTCTATGGCGGACAAGCGTATGGTGTGCAGCTCTCAGCACTGCGTCGTGGCGTTCACGTTGTCGTTGGCACTCCCGGCCGCATCATGGACCATCTGGCCAAGGGCACCCTCGATCTTTCCGAGCTCAAGTATCTGGTTCTCGATGAGGCTGACGAGATGCTGAAGATGGGCTTCGCCGAAGATGTTGAGACGATCCTTGCCGACACCCCCGAAGACAAGCAGGTGGCGCTGTTTTCGGCGACCATGCCCGCTCAGATTCGTCGCATCTCCAAGAAGTACCTGCGCGATGCCGAAGAGATCACCGTCAAGTCGCAGACAACCACCTCGGCGAATACGAGCCAGCGCTACCTAATCGTCTCGTACCCGCAGAAAGTGGATGCCCTCACGCGCATCCTTGAAGTCGAAAACTTTGAGGGCATGATCGTGTTCGTTCGCACCAAGAGCGAGACCGAAAACTTGGCCGAGAAGTTGCGCGCCAGAGGCTACTCGGCAGCAGCAATCAGTGGCGATGTGGCTCAGGCCCAGCGTGAGCGCACCGTCAACCAGCTCAAGTCGGGCAAGCTCGACATTCTCGTTGCAACCGATGTTGCTGCTCGTGGACTTGACGTTGATCGCGTCAGCCATGTTGTGAACTTTGATATTCCTGTCGATACGGAGTCATATGTGCACCGCATTGGCCGCACGGGTCGTGCCGGTCGCAGTGGTTCGGCAATCAGCTTTGTGACCCCGCGCGAACGTCGCCTGCTCACCGCCATTGAGAAGGCGACCCGCCAGCCGCTCACGCAGATGCAGTTGCCGTCGGTTGAAGACGTCAACTCCACCCGACTCACTCGTTTCGATGACGCAATCACTGAGGCCCTCAACCAGCAGGCGCGCATCACTGCATTCCGCGACATCATCGCTCACTATGTTGAACACCACGACGTGCCCGATGCGGATGTTGCTGCCGCACTTGCCGTTGTGGCTCAGGGTGACACTCCCCTGCTGCTGACCGCCGAAGAGGAACGCGCTCAGCGTTTCAGCGAGCGCGAGGACCGCGGCACGCGCAGCGATCGTCCGGAACGTGGCGGCGATCGCGGTGGAGATCGTGGCGGAGATCGCGGTGACCGACCAGAGCGTCGCCCGCGTTCCACGAAGCCCATGACCGCGTACCGCATCGAGGTGGGTAAGCGTCAACGCGTTGAGCCTCGCCAGATTGTGGGCGCCCTCGCCAATGAGGGTGGACTCAGTCGGGAAGATTTTGGTCACATCCAGATTCGTCCCGACTTCTCGCTCGTCGAATTGCCCGCAGACATGTCGAAGGATGTGCTAGAAAAACTGCGCGACACCCGCATCAGTGGCAAGTTGATCGAAATTAGCCCTGACCGCAAAGCAAACGGCGGCGGAGCGCGCAGCGCGGCCGGAAAGTACCCGAGCCGGGACCGTTCTTTTGAAGGTGGCGCTCGTGCCAACCGCGAACGCGAGGCGTCGCGCGGCTACAACAAGCATGATTCAGGCACTCGTGACGAGGGCCCCCGGGACAGCGGCAACAGTGATGCTGGCAACCGTGATGCGGGCAGCCGTGTTGTTGGCAACCGTTATGAAGATCGCCCCACCCGCAAGCCGCGCAGCTAG
- a CDS encoding glycosyltransferase family 2 protein, which yields MTHRIGVVCLTQGKRPQDLARGLRSLNDQQGVELDIVVVGNGWEPTGLLDGVRGLHLPANLGIPAGRNRGVEHVHGDWIFFLDDDASIPSPTFLSDAVAKFVADPTIGLLQPRVEDAEGKENPRRWTPRIRKGNPEHPSAVFSVWEGAVLIPRQLFDEIGGWGDPYFYAHEGIELAWRVWGAGKRAWYAGDLVANHPAIDPARHSYYYRLNARNRIWLAKRNLPVLLVPAYVASWTAIQIVRSARNPVGMRAWWGGWFAGWRENPGGRRSMGWETVRRMARAGRPPVI from the coding sequence ATGACCCATCGCATCGGCGTCGTGTGCCTCACCCAGGGCAAACGCCCCCAAGATCTGGCGCGCGGACTGAGGTCGCTGAACGACCAGCAAGGGGTAGAGCTCGATATCGTGGTCGTTGGCAACGGCTGGGAGCCCACAGGCCTTCTGGACGGCGTCCGCGGCCTGCACCTGCCCGCCAACCTCGGCATCCCCGCAGGCCGCAATCGTGGTGTCGAGCACGTCCACGGCGACTGGATATTCTTCCTCGATGATGACGCCAGCATCCCGTCACCCACCTTCCTCAGTGACGCTGTCGCGAAGTTCGTAGCCGACCCCACGATCGGGCTCCTGCAGCCGCGCGTCGAAGACGCCGAGGGCAAAGAGAACCCGCGCCGGTGGACCCCCCGCATCCGCAAAGGTAACCCCGAGCACCCGAGTGCAGTTTTCTCCGTCTGGGAGGGCGCCGTGCTGATCCCTCGCCAGCTGTTCGATGAGATCGGTGGATGGGGTGACCCCTACTTCTATGCCCACGAAGGCATAGAACTAGCTTGGCGCGTCTGGGGCGCCGGAAAACGCGCCTGGTATGCCGGAGATTTGGTTGCCAATCATCCGGCCATCGATCCTGCGCGACACAGCTACTACTACCGACTCAACGCCCGCAACCGCATCTGGTTGGCCAAACGCAACCTGCCCGTGCTGCTCGTACCGGCCTACGTTGCGAGCTGGACAGCAATTCAGATCGTGAGATCAGCCCGCAACCCCGTCGGCATGCGCGCCTGGTGGGGTGGCTGGTTTGCGGGCTGGCGAGAGAACCCGGGAGGCCGCCGCAGCATGGGCTGGGAGACCGTCCGACGGATGGCGCGCGCCGGCCGCCCTCCCGTGATCTAA
- a CDS encoding CDP-alcohol phosphatidyltransferase family protein yields the protein MSTHTPADPSARPQSIAQLREVTQPPEVRMRANAEHWTASLYLRDISPYITWVLLKTSISANGVTGLMILTGWLTAAALLIPGMTGAALALILGQLQMLVDCSDGEVARWRNTRSPAGVFLDKVGHYTTEALIPVALGIRAAGWPLDFPADFAWTTAGLALALLIVLNKALNDMVHVARANAGLDKLSDHKGEAEPSHSVVAKLRRVARFVPFHRLYHSVELTMIAFATAIVALFVPALAAERTVLLILLPLAALALIGHFVAIMASKRVRS from the coding sequence GTGTCTACCCACACACCAGCAGACCCCTCAGCCCGCCCGCAGAGCATCGCGCAACTCCGCGAAGTTACCCAACCACCAGAGGTGCGGATGCGCGCCAACGCCGAACACTGGACAGCCTCGCTCTACCTGCGCGACATCTCGCCCTACATCACCTGGGTACTACTGAAGACCTCGATTAGCGCCAACGGCGTAACAGGGCTCATGATTCTCACCGGGTGGCTCACCGCGGCAGCGCTGCTAATCCCCGGAATGACCGGAGCTGCCCTCGCGCTCATTCTGGGACAACTCCAAATGCTCGTCGACTGCAGCGACGGCGAAGTTGCCCGCTGGCGCAACACCCGCTCCCCGGCCGGGGTGTTCCTCGACAAAGTCGGGCACTACACAACAGAAGCACTCATCCCGGTCGCCCTCGGCATCCGGGCCGCAGGATGGCCTCTCGACTTTCCTGCCGACTTCGCCTGGACCACCGCCGGTTTGGCCCTCGCCCTCCTGATTGTGCTGAACAAAGCACTCAATGACATGGTGCATGTTGCCCGTGCAAATGCCGGCCTCGATAAACTCAGCGACCATAAGGGGGAAGCCGAACCGAGCCACAGTGTTGTCGCCAAGCTCCGCCGGGTGGCCCGATTCGTACCATTCCACCGGCTCTATCACTCGGTAGAGCTCACCATGATCGCCTTCGCGACCGCGATTGTGGCACTCTTCGTGCCCGCACTGGCCGCCGAACGCACAGTGCTGCTGATCCTGCTGCCGTTAGCAGCTCTCGCGCTAATCGGCCACTTTGTGGCAATCATGGCATCCAAGCGCGTCCGTTCATGA
- a CDS encoding glycosyltransferase family 2 protein — MAKKAPALTGVSYVMPVLNEVEHIEAAVDSLTAQDYEGPFEIVLALGPSIDGTNAIIDEMARLDSRIRHIPNELGSTPGGLNAAIRASTHPIIVRVDAHSVLPTNYTRIAVETLERTGADNVGGIMKAEGRTPFERAVAHAYGSPEGLGGTQHHTGGKEGPAETAYLGVFQRDRLTEVGLFDEDIKRGQDWELNRRLRATGGTVWFTPKLQVVYRPRSSLRKLIRQFVATGIWRGELARRFGTANSLRYFVPPIAVLGIVAGLLLGIIGSATSATWLSLAYIAPATYTLFVIVASSITAAKEGLRSGVWYLVVLPCIHFGWGTGFILGFLTLTKNITAQTGR; from the coding sequence ATGGCAAAGAAGGCTCCAGCCCTCACCGGTGTGTCGTACGTGATGCCTGTGCTCAACGAAGTCGAACACATCGAGGCAGCCGTCGACAGCCTCACAGCGCAAGACTACGAAGGACCCTTCGAAATCGTGCTCGCGCTCGGCCCCAGCATCGATGGCACCAACGCCATCATCGATGAAATGGCACGCCTCGACTCGCGCATCCGACACATCCCCAACGAACTTGGCTCCACCCCGGGCGGGCTGAACGCCGCCATCCGCGCCTCGACCCACCCCATCATCGTTCGCGTCGACGCCCACTCGGTACTACCCACCAACTACACCCGCATCGCCGTCGAAACACTCGAACGCACCGGAGCCGACAACGTCGGCGGCATCATGAAAGCCGAAGGCCGCACCCCCTTCGAACGTGCCGTCGCCCACGCCTACGGATCACCGGAAGGCCTCGGCGGCACCCAACACCACACCGGCGGCAAAGAAGGCCCCGCAGAAACCGCCTACCTCGGAGTCTTCCAACGCGACCGCCTCACCGAAGTTGGACTCTTCGACGAAGACATCAAGCGTGGCCAAGACTGGGAACTCAACCGACGACTCCGTGCCACGGGCGGCACCGTCTGGTTCACCCCCAAACTCCAAGTCGTCTACCGCCCGCGCTCGAGCCTACGCAAACTCATTCGGCAATTCGTTGCCACAGGAATCTGGCGCGGAGAACTCGCGCGACGCTTCGGCACAGCAAACTCACTGCGCTACTTTGTGCCACCAATCGCCGTACTCGGCATCGTCGCCGGACTCCTACTGGGCATCATCGGCAGCGCAACCAGCGCAACCTGGCTGAGTCTCGCGTACATCGCGCCAGCAACCTACACACTCTTCGTAATCGTCGCCTCAAGCATTACGGCCGCCAAAGAGGGGCTACGATCAGGCGTCTGGTATCTGGTTGTGCTGCCGTGCATCCACTTCGGATGGGGCACAGGTTTCATCCTCGGATTCCTCACCCTCACCAAAAACATCACTGCGCAGACGGGAAGGTAA